The Natrinema pellirubrum DSM 15624 region CGAAGGCCTCGCCCGAGGACAGTGGGTTAGGGACCTGAATGCAGACCTCGACGCCGTCGATGATGTTGAACGAGCCCGTGATGTCATCGTTCGTGCGGACGTCGAAGTCATCTCGCTGCTGGAGGGTTTCCCGGTAGCGCCGCCCCACTTCCTCCGACATCGAGCCGACCATTTCCCGCGTCATCAACAGATCGACCGAGACGCCCCGATCGAGGGCGTCCTCGAGCTGGGCGTTGATCTCCTCGCTGGCGGCCTGCATGTCCCACTGCGGCGACGGGTGCGACGAGACCATCACGATGTCGCGGTCGGCGGCCGCCAGCCGTTCCAGGAGCAGGTCCTTCGTCTCCTCGGGGCCGACCGCGGCGGTCCAGAACTGCTCCTCGACGGGCTCGGCCGCGTCGAGTTCGTCCGCCAGGTCGTCGACGATCGACTCGTACTGATCGGCCTTCTCCTCGAGTTCGCGTTTCTTGTCCTCGAGCAGCCGATCCAGCGCCGTCGAGGGCTCGACGGCGACGTACTTCTTCGGCCGGCTGGCGGTCTGGCTGCGGACGAGATTGTACTGTTCGATGCTGTTCAACACGTCGTAGATCCGGCCCATCGGGACGTCGCTCGCCCGGGACAACTCTTTGGCCGTTGTGGGGCCGGTGTTGAGTAGCGATCGGTAAGCTCGAGCTTCGTACTCGGAGAGCCCGAGATCCCTGAGACTGGCCATGTCCGAGAGCAACCCGCTGAAGAGACATAAACACTGTGGTAGTTTGGCGTTTCGATGGCGTCGGCCGCGAGGGGACCGAACGTCAGTCGAGAAGCTGCTGGACCGCGTCGCTCAACTCGGCAGGAGTTTCGGCAGTGGCTGACACGGCTTCGCCCAGTTCGGCCCGCGCCGTCCCCGACTCGCGGTCGGCATCGGGGACGACCACCTTCTCGTGGTCGGCCATCCGCAGCGCCGCCCGATGGAGGTCCGAGCCGGGGTCGTCGCCAACGCGAATCACCAGCGGGCCCTCGAGCAGTCGGGAGGTCGCCGTCGCGTACTGGGCGATCTGGACGCCGAAGCGCTCGCTGGCCCCTGCGAAGGCCTCGAGGGCCTCCCGTGCGTACTCGCGGTATCGGTCCTCGCCGGACAGCACCGCCAGATCGATCAACGCGTCCGCGAGGGCGACGTTGGCGTCCAGCGGCCGTAGCGGGCGATCACAGAGCCCGACGCCCTCGGCGGGGCCGTCGAGGAACGAATCCCCGTCGTGGAGCCGCTCGATCGTCGCGTCGGCGACCGCGGTCGCGTCCGCGAGCGCGTCCGTCTCGAGGGTACTCGCGACCGTCGTCAGGGCCGTCAACGCGCGGGCCTGGTTGGTGAGCAAGGGGAGCGCCTCGTCGCGTTCGATCGCGTCCTCGCGTGCGTGTGCGACGACGCCGTCTGCGAGCAGGTCCGTCCGGAGGGTCTCGAGCGCGCGCTCGGCGTAGCGGCGGGCCCGTTCGTCGTCGGTGTAGGCGTAGTAGGTCAGCAGGCCGTCGATCGCCAGCGCGTTCGGCCCGGCGAAGACGCCCGAATCGACCGGCGGCTCGTCGGCGGCCGCGCGGTCGGTCGCGTCGAGACTGTGGGCGTCGGCGTCGCCCGGGGCCTGACTGTTCGCGAAGGCGTCGACCTCGTCGTTCCACAGCGTCGTCGTCAGGTAGTCGATGGTGTCGGCGGCGGGGTCGCGGTACTCGTCTTTCCCGGTCAGCAGGTAGGCGTTGGCGAAAGCCCGCACCAACGCGCCGTTGGAGTCGAGCAGTTTCTCGCGCTGGAGTCCCGACCAGTCCCGATCGGTCGCGAACCGGTAGAACCCGCCGTCGTACTCGTCTAACAGGTTCGCACTGACCGCGTCGTAGGAGCGAAGCGCCATCTCACGGTCGCGTTTGAGCGCGAACTCCAGCGCGTCGGGCAGGGGGAACTTCGGGCTCTGGCCCCAGCCGCCGGCGGTCTCGTCGTAGGTGTCGGTGAGATGGCCGAGCATCCCCTGTTCGATCTCGGCGGTCAGTTCGCCGGCCGGCGGGTTGTCCTCCCGCAGCGGCCGGGGAACGCGGGCCGCACCGCTGCCTTTCGTCTCCCACATGGTCCGGACGCTGTCCAAGACCTGACGCATCCCGTCGGGGCCGAGATAGCCCGCGCCGGTCAGGACCTCGCCGTTCGGGGCGAGAAAGACCGTCGACGGAAAGCCGCCCATGTTGTACCGGTCGCGGACCCACGGGTACCGGTCGACATCGACCCGGATGGGAACGAAACTGTCGTTGAGGTTGGCCGCGATCCGGGGCTCGGCGTAGGTCTCCTCGTCCATCTCGTGGCAGTGGTCACACCACGTCGCGGTCAGCGAGAGCAAGACGGGGCGGTCGGCCTCGGCGGCCTCGTCGAAGGCCGCCTGTCCCCACTCGCGCCACTCGACGCGGGTCGTATCGTCCATACCGGAGCGACGGGAGTCGCGGGCGTAAGCCCTTCGTTCGCGTGTCGCAATCGGCCCGCCGGTGGCCGCGATTCCGTTCCTGACTGAGAGTAAAAGATTTTCACCCGTCGGCGGCTAGATCGTGGTATGCTCCGGTGGATCTTCGCGCTGTTGCTCATCCCGTTTCTCGACGCCGTGTTACTCGCGGTGATCGTCACCCAGTTCGAGGCGCTCAGTTGGGTAGGGATGATACTGCTCGTCGTCCTGACCGGCCTCGTCGGCATGCTCCTCGTCCGCGCCGAAGGCCGGCGGACGATTCGGAAGATGCAGCGATCGTTGGCTCAGGGAAAGCCCCCGACGAACGAACTGCTCGACGGGGGCCTGCTGATCGCCGCCGGAGCCTTTCTGCTGACTCCCGGACTGGTGACCGACCTGCTCGGATTCCTGCTGGCCGTCCCGCTGACCCGGGTTCCGATCCGAATGGCACTCAAACGGTACGTGGTCGTCCCCTACGCGGACAAGAAGACCGGCGGATTCGCAAGCGGCGGGGTCTGGACGTTCGGCTTCCCCAATGAGGACCCGACTCGAGAGGCCGCCGACTCGAGCGACGGCGGAACCTACGACCTCGGTGAGGAC contains the following coding sequences:
- a CDS encoding FxsA family protein; the protein is MLRWIFALLLIPFLDAVLLAVIVTQFEALSWVGMILLVVLTGLVGMLLVRAEGRRTIRKMQRSLAQGKPPTNELLDGGLLIAAGAFLLTPGLVTDLLGFLLAVPLTRVPIRMALKRYVVVPYADKKTGGFASGGVWTFGFPNEDPTREAADSSDGGTYDLGEDAYSVDDEDAYTIDFEDERPDDGDDEDDPLAR
- a CDS encoding DUF255 domain-containing protein, producing MDDTTRVEWREWGQAAFDEAAEADRPVLLSLTATWCDHCHEMDEETYAEPRIAANLNDSFVPIRVDVDRYPWVRDRYNMGGFPSTVFLAPNGEVLTGAGYLGPDGMRQVLDSVRTMWETKGSGAARVPRPLREDNPPAGELTAEIEQGMLGHLTDTYDETAGGWGQSPKFPLPDALEFALKRDREMALRSYDAVSANLLDEYDGGFYRFATDRDWSGLQREKLLDSNGALVRAFANAYLLTGKDEYRDPAADTIDYLTTTLWNDEVDAFANSQAPGDADAHSLDATDRAAADEPPVDSGVFAGPNALAIDGLLTYYAYTDDERARRYAERALETLRTDLLADGVVAHAREDAIERDEALPLLTNQARALTALTTVASTLETDALADATAVADATIERLHDGDSFLDGPAEGVGLCDRPLRPLDANVALADALIDLAVLSGEDRYREYAREALEAFAGASERFGVQIAQYATATSRLLEGPLVIRVGDDPGSDLHRAALRMADHEKVVVPDADRESGTARAELGEAVSATAETPAELSDAVQQLLD
- a CDS encoding TrmB family transcriptional regulator, whose translation is MASLRDLGLSEYEARAYRSLLNTGPTTAKELSRASDVPMGRIYDVLNSIEQYNLVRSQTASRPKKYVAVEPSTALDRLLEDKKRELEEKADQYESIVDDLADELDAAEPVEEQFWTAAVGPEETKDLLLERLAAADRDIVMVSSHPSPQWDMQAASEEINAQLEDALDRGVSVDLLMTREMVGSMSEEVGRRYRETLQQRDDFDVRTNDDITGSFNIIDGVEVCIQVPNPLSSGEAFAMIDLKDPEFAANVHEEFVPRWEEADPLEF